A window of Halostella salina contains these coding sequences:
- the glyA gene encoding serine hydroxymethyltransferase, translating to MNYDTVREADPAVADALADEVDRQRDTLSMIASENHVSEAVLEAQGSALTNKYAEGYPGSRYYAGCENADEVEELAISRAKELWGADHVNVQPHSGSQANMGVYLAMLDPGDKILSLDLTHGGHLSHGHPANFAGQTYEVEQYEVDEETGYVDYEGLREHAEAFEPDIIVSGYSAYPREVEWERVQAAADAVDAYHLADIAHITGLVAAGVHESPVGVADFVTGSTHKTIRAGRGGIIMCDEEYADDVDSAVFPGAQGGPLMHNIAGKAVGFKEALEPEFETYAEQVVENAEVLGETLEDRGFSLVSGGTDTHLVLADLRESHPNVTGSDAEEALEEVGIVLNANTVPGETRSPFVASGIRAGTPALTSRGFGAQEMEQVGACIADVVDNVDDADVKAEVAERVQALCDEHPLYE from the coding sequence ATGAACTACGACACCGTCCGCGAGGCCGATCCGGCGGTCGCAGACGCCCTCGCCGACGAGGTGGACCGGCAGCGCGACACGCTGTCGATGATCGCCAGCGAGAACCACGTCAGCGAGGCGGTGCTGGAGGCCCAGGGGAGCGCGCTCACCAACAAGTACGCCGAGGGCTACCCCGGCTCGCGCTACTACGCGGGCTGTGAGAACGCCGACGAGGTCGAGGAGCTCGCCATCTCCCGCGCGAAGGAGCTGTGGGGGGCCGACCACGTCAACGTCCAGCCCCACAGCGGCTCGCAGGCGAACATGGGCGTCTATCTGGCGATGCTCGACCCAGGCGACAAGATCCTTTCCCTGGACCTGACCCACGGCGGCCACCTCAGCCACGGCCACCCGGCGAACTTCGCCGGCCAGACGTACGAGGTGGAGCAGTACGAGGTCGACGAGGAGACGGGGTACGTCGACTACGAGGGCCTCCGCGAGCACGCCGAGGCGTTCGAGCCGGACATCATCGTCTCGGGCTACTCCGCGTACCCCCGCGAGGTCGAGTGGGAGCGCGTGCAGGCCGCGGCCGACGCCGTCGACGCCTACCACCTCGCGGACATCGCCCACATCACCGGACTCGTCGCCGCGGGCGTCCACGAGTCGCCGGTCGGCGTCGCGGACTTCGTCACGGGCAGCACCCACAAGACGATCCGCGCCGGCCGCGGCGGGATCATCATGTGCGACGAGGAGTACGCCGACGACGTGGACAGCGCCGTCTTCCCCGGCGCGCAGGGCGGCCCCCTGATGCACAACATCGCCGGCAAGGCCGTCGGGTTCAAGGAGGCGCTGGAGCCCGAGTTCGAAACGTACGCCGAGCAGGTCGTCGAGAACGCCGAAGTTCTGGGCGAGACGCTGGAGGACCGCGGCTTCTCGCTGGTCTCGGGCGGCACGGACACCCACCTCGTGCTGGCCGACCTCCGCGAGTCCCACCCCAACGTGACGGGCAGCGACGCCGAGGAGGCCCTGGAGGAGGTCGGCATCGTCCTCAACGCGAACACGGTGCCGGGCGAGACGCGGTCGCCGTTCGTCGCCAGCGGCATCCGAGCGGGGACGCCCGCGCTGACGAGTCGTGGGTTCGGGGCCCAGGAGATGGAGCAGGTCGGCGCGTGCATCGCCGACGTGGTCGACAACGTCGACGACGCGGACGTGAAAGCGGAGGTCGCCGAGCGCGTGCAGGCGCTCTGCGACGAGCACCCGCTGTACGAGTAA
- a CDS encoding bifunctional methylenetetrahydrofolate dehydrogenase/methenyltetrahydrofolate cyclohydrolase → MTNVIDGNAVADGIRDDLSDAIDALEAEGVTPGLATVLMGGDAGSETYISMKQKACESVGIDGTHVDIDPEKPPEALYDTIDELNADPSVNGILVQMPLPEHVPKREVLRRVDPAKDVDGFHPENVGRLVAGDARFKPCTPHGIQKLLDAADVDPEGKDAVVVGRSEIVGKPMANLLIQKAEGGNATVTVCHSRTGDLAAKTRDADIVVAAAGVPEMIDGSMLSEGVTVIDVGINRVDADTDKGYELVGDVEFESAKEKASAITPVPGGVGPMTIAMLLYNTVKATSLQEGVDVELP, encoded by the coding sequence ATGACAAACGTCATCGACGGGAACGCGGTCGCCGACGGCATCCGCGACGACCTCTCGGACGCCATCGACGCGCTCGAAGCCGAGGGCGTCACGCCCGGTCTCGCCACCGTGCTGATGGGCGGCGACGCCGGCTCCGAGACGTATATCTCGATGAAGCAGAAGGCCTGCGAGTCGGTCGGCATCGACGGGACCCACGTCGACATCGACCCCGAGAAACCGCCCGAGGCGCTGTACGACACCATCGACGAACTGAACGCCGACCCGTCGGTCAACGGGATCCTCGTCCAGATGCCCCTCCCCGAGCACGTCCCGAAGCGGGAGGTGCTCCGCCGGGTCGACCCGGCGAAGGACGTGGACGGCTTCCACCCGGAGAACGTCGGCCGCCTCGTCGCGGGCGACGCCCGATTCAAGCCCTGCACGCCCCACGGCATCCAGAAGCTACTGGACGCCGCCGACGTGGACCCCGAGGGGAAGGACGCAGTCGTGGTCGGGCGCTCGGAGATCGTCGGCAAGCCGATGGCGAACCTGCTGATCCAGAAGGCCGAGGGCGGTAACGCCACGGTGACGGTGTGTCACTCCCGTACCGGGGATTTGGCCGCGAAGACCCGCGACGCGGACATCGTCGTCGCCGCGGCCGGCGTGCCGGAGATGATCGACGGGTCGATGCTGTCCGAGGGGGTCACGGTGATCGACGTGGGGATCAACCGCGTGGACGCGGACACCGACAAGGGGTACGAACTCGTCGGCGACGTCGAGTTCGAGAGCGCGAAGGAGAAGGCGTCGGCGATCACGCCCGTCCCCGGCGGCGTCGGCCCGATGACGATCGCGATGCTCCTGTACAACACGGTGAAGGCGACGAGCCTGCAGGAGGGCGTCGACGTGGAACTGCCCTGA
- a CDS encoding DUF7117 family protein: protein MEIRGERECQDCGTRWSYYDTGSVTCPDCGSMHSVGVDEERRLHTTSPVDLDLTEARDLVDVKPLHRVADAAKETCRDYVRKRGFVHGGDLRELDETYLAAAELMHAADVFGRSFQPSEAEEIYFLELLRGADEGERPNAADVPESIREARGLAAANAVREYGRDLRQWNDDADPAAEDALERLGDHVKRVRALGGDVAPRTANALVAVVRDISAYCRDGDENALATATDRLDRLET, encoded by the coding sequence ATGGAGATCCGCGGCGAGCGCGAGTGTCAGGACTGCGGGACCCGCTGGTCGTACTACGACACGGGCAGCGTCACCTGCCCGGACTGCGGGAGCATGCACAGCGTCGGCGTCGACGAGGAGCGACGGCTGCACACCACCAGCCCCGTCGATCTGGACCTCACGGAGGCGCGGGACCTGGTCGACGTGAAGCCGCTCCACCGGGTCGCCGACGCCGCCAAGGAGACCTGTCGCGATTACGTCCGCAAGCGCGGGTTCGTCCACGGCGGCGACCTCCGCGAGCTGGACGAGACGTATCTCGCGGCCGCGGAGCTCATGCACGCCGCCGACGTGTTCGGGCGGTCGTTCCAGCCCTCGGAGGCCGAGGAGATCTACTTCCTCGAACTGCTCCGCGGCGCGGACGAAGGCGAGCGCCCCAACGCCGCCGATGTCCCCGAGTCGATCCGCGAGGCGCGGGGGCTGGCCGCCGCGAACGCCGTCCGCGAGTACGGCCGCGACCTCCGGCAGTGGAACGACGACGCCGACCCGGCCGCGGAGGACGCGCTTGAGCGCCTCGGCGACCACGTCAAACGCGTCCGGGCGCTCGGCGGCGACGTGGCCCCGCGAACCGCCAACGCGCTGGTCGCCGTCGTCCGGGACATCTCGGCGTACTGTCGGGACGGCGACGAGAACGCGCTCGCCACCGCTACCGACCGGCTGGACCGGCTGGAGACGTAG
- a CDS encoding DUF7528 family protein, translating into MQCRSRPRSPTPRIEEVATRRLVEKFSPERNADTAPTDEHPDQRPPSDSDRREFVRTAGTHRADGAYVVERRGAESSGHRKVFDGFAECRRLYERLPDEFTADDVRHAGLTGARRHMLVWHFAEHDGFDCELAARQPLTARKRDHPEVNPDE; encoded by the coding sequence GTGCAATGTCGTTCCAGACCCCGCAGTCCGACACCGAGGATAGAGGAAGTCGCCACGCGGCGGCTGGTCGAGAAATTCTCCCCCGAACGTAACGCCGATACTGCGCCGACAGACGAACACCCCGACCAGCGACCGCCATCGGATTCCGACCGTCGGGAGTTCGTCCGCACGGCGGGCACGCACCGGGCGGACGGCGCGTACGTCGTCGAGCGCCGCGGCGCGGAGTCGTCCGGCCACCGGAAGGTGTTCGACGGGTTCGCGGAGTGCCGGCGACTGTACGAGCGACTCCCGGACGAGTTCACGGCCGACGACGTGCGGCACGCCGGCCTCACCGGCGCGCGCCGGCACATGCTCGTGTGGCACTTCGCCGAACACGACGGCTTCGACTGCGAACTCGCGGCCCGGCAACCCCTCACGGCGCGCAAACGGGACCACCCGGAGGTGAACCCCGACGAGTAG
- a CDS encoding amphi-Trp domain-containing protein, whose translation MPEEVLFESESRMDGAEIASVLRNVANKLDDGDPVTFAAGEESVTVDPPASPTFEIKVERETGSGPDETSFELEVEWSESDGSDAEGDVRVE comes from the coding sequence ATGCCCGAAGAAGTACTCTTCGAGTCAGAGAGCCGGATGGACGGTGCGGAGATCGCGTCGGTGCTCCGAAACGTCGCGAACAAACTGGACGACGGCGACCCGGTGACGTTCGCCGCAGGCGAGGAGTCGGTTACGGTCGACCCGCCCGCATCGCCGACGTTCGAGATCAAAGTCGAGCGCGAGACTGGGTCCGGCCCCGACGAGACGAGCTTCGAGCTCGAAGTCGAGTGGAGCGAGAGCGACGGAAGCGACGCTGAGGGTGACGTCCGAGTCGAGTAG
- a CDS encoding PadR family transcriptional regulator yields MYDLTGFQRDLLYVIAGEEEPHGLAIKEELEAYYEKEIHHGRLYPNLDTLVDKGLVEKGQRDRRTNFYTLTRRGSREIEARRDWESQYVTV; encoded by the coding sequence ATGTACGACCTGACAGGATTCCAGCGAGACCTGCTGTACGTCATCGCCGGCGAGGAGGAGCCACACGGACTCGCGATCAAGGAGGAACTGGAAGCCTACTACGAGAAGGAGATCCACCACGGGCGTCTCTACCCGAACCTCGACACGCTCGTCGACAAGGGCCTCGTGGAGAAGGGGCAGCGTGACCGCCGGACCAACTTCTACACGCTCACTCGGCGCGGTAGCCGCGAGATAGAGGCTCGCCGCGACTGGGAGTCCCAGTACGTGACGGTCTGA
- a CDS encoding MgtC/SapB family protein: MEVVAQLTSAPLESTVVRIALAGALGLFLGLEREWSHKDAGIRTFSLISLLGAVFTVLDRPELLVVGGVLVIVQGIVLATQGLLTDPDEGGLSLTTSVSMLVTYGVGVLVGRGYILEGVTVAVLSSLLLVLKRELHDLADSLSREEIQSATEFAILAFVVYPLLPAGSMTVGAEPVTVSVEPRVVWLMVVTVAAIGIVNYIVVQTYGGRGIAVTGFFGGLASSTAVVGTMLDHARQRPDVSSYAVAAILLADAAMAVRNLAIAVAFTFPDVLTGAILPLGTVVGGSFAIAAYTADWSETVQVDLTSPFSLTNALAFGGIFALVIVAGAVGQQQFGSAGFYVATFLSGLVSSAGGTTSAVVLYRGGTIGGTTAVIGILLATASSIGVKAMLTVLGPNRRFAYRVALWSTVLLLGAGVATVAVGV; encoded by the coding sequence GTGGAAGTCGTCGCACAGCTCACGTCGGCGCCGCTGGAGAGCACTGTCGTCCGGATAGCGCTGGCCGGCGCGCTCGGGCTGTTTCTCGGGCTGGAACGCGAGTGGTCGCACAAGGACGCCGGGATCCGCACGTTCTCGCTCATCAGCCTGCTTGGCGCGGTGTTTACCGTGCTCGACCGCCCCGAACTCCTCGTCGTGGGCGGCGTCCTCGTCATCGTGCAGGGGATCGTTCTGGCGACTCAGGGCCTGCTCACCGACCCGGACGAGGGCGGGCTCTCGCTGACCACCTCCGTCTCGATGCTCGTGACGTACGGCGTCGGCGTGCTCGTCGGCCGCGGGTACATTCTTGAGGGCGTCACCGTCGCGGTGCTCTCGTCGCTGCTGCTGGTGTTGAAGCGGGAGCTACACGACCTCGCGGACAGCCTCTCGCGCGAGGAGATCCAGTCAGCCACGGAGTTTGCCATCCTCGCCTTCGTCGTCTACCCACTGCTCCCCGCCGGCTCGATGACCGTCGGGGCCGAACCGGTCACCGTCTCGGTGGAGCCACGCGTCGTGTGGCTGATGGTCGTCACCGTCGCCGCCATCGGCATCGTGAACTACATCGTGGTCCAGACGTACGGCGGCCGCGGCATCGCCGTCACCGGCTTTTTCGGGGGGCTCGCCTCGTCGACCGCGGTCGTGGGGACGATGCTCGACCACGCGCGCCAGCGACCGGACGTGTCGTCCTACGCCGTTGCCGCCATCCTGCTCGCCGACGCCGCGATGGCGGTTCGGAACCTCGCGATCGCGGTCGCGTTCACGTTCCCGGACGTGCTGACGGGTGCGATACTCCCGCTCGGCACTGTGGTCGGGGGGAGTTTCGCCATCGCCGCCTACACCGCCGACTGGTCCGAGACGGTGCAGGTCGACCTGACCAGCCCGTTCTCGCTGACGAACGCGCTGGCCTTCGGCGGGATCTTCGCGCTCGTCATCGTCGCGGGGGCCGTCGGCCAACAGCAGTTCGGATCGGCCGGCTTCTACGTCGCGACGTTCCTCTCCGGCCTCGTCTCCAGCGCGGGCGGGACGACGTCGGCCGTCGTCCTCTACCGGGGCGGCACCATCGGCGGCACGACTGCGGTCATCGGCATCCTGCTGGCCACGGCCTCCTCGATCGGCGTCAAGGCGATGCTGACGGTGCTGGGGCCGAACCGGCGGTTCGCCTACCGCGTCGCGCTCTGGAGCACCGTCCTGTTGCTCGGCGCGGGCGTGGCGACGGTCGCCGTCGGAGTGTAA
- a CDS encoding aminotransferase class III-fold pyridoxal phosphate-dependent enzyme: MDRHTATPEVTEMPGERAQEWADYHHEAAATTTYVYDFVWDITEDAEGPFCTDVDGNVLLDFTSHVAAAPLGYNNPKIEEKLASFDLVDPLKIAGQDFYASGGWPPEDPEFPGPTQLMHRLTDLSDHYDMDTVFLSNSGAEAVENAIKACYDHRDGAKYAITFDGAFHGRTLGALSLNRSKSVYRRKFPEMAGVHDVPFCDDSNCAPGSCDCGFFPGGADDPSVLRRKLDPKRGHIDPDEVAYLIMEPIQGEGGYRFPSDAFMEEVQAVCAEHDIPIIADEIQSGVGRTGEMWGSDHYAIEPDVITSAKGLRVGATIANEDTFPDERGRLSSTWGAGDVVAALQGVLTLDAIEEYDLMDNAVTRGEQLKTRLREADDEVVTDVRGKGLLVAIDLDTKERRDDLQEAALKRGLLTLGCGYRTLRLLPPLDVTEREIDLGADLLLESIADVAPAASVSNE; this comes from the coding sequence ATGGACAGGCACACCGCGACGCCGGAGGTCACGGAGATGCCGGGCGAGCGAGCCCAGGAGTGGGCCGACTACCACCACGAGGCCGCCGCCACGACGACCTACGTTTACGACTTCGTCTGGGACATCACCGAGGACGCCGAGGGACCGTTCTGTACGGACGTGGACGGCAACGTGTTGCTCGACTTCACGAGCCACGTCGCCGCCGCGCCGCTCGGCTACAACAACCCGAAGATCGAGGAGAAACTGGCGTCGTTCGACCTCGTCGACCCGCTGAAGATCGCCGGACAGGATTTCTACGCCAGCGGCGGGTGGCCGCCGGAGGACCCCGAGTTCCCCGGCCCGACGCAGTTGATGCACCGACTTACCGACCTGTCCGACCACTACGACATGGACACCGTCTTCCTGTCGAACTCCGGTGCGGAGGCCGTCGAGAACGCGATCAAGGCCTGTTACGACCACCGCGACGGAGCGAAGTACGCCATCACCTTCGACGGCGCGTTCCACGGCCGGACGCTCGGCGCGCTCTCGCTCAACCGCTCGAAGTCGGTGTACCGCCGGAAGTTCCCCGAGATGGCGGGCGTCCACGACGTGCCCTTCTGCGACGATTCGAACTGCGCGCCCGGCTCCTGTGACTGCGGCTTCTTCCCCGGCGGCGCGGACGACCCTTCCGTTCTGCGGCGAAAGCTGGACCCGAAGCGCGGCCACATCGACCCCGATGAGGTGGCGTACCTCATCATGGAGCCGATCCAGGGCGAAGGTGGCTACCGGTTCCCCAGCGACGCGTTCATGGAGGAGGTCCAGGCGGTCTGTGCCGAACACGACATCCCGATCATCGCCGACGAGATCCAGTCGGGCGTCGGTCGCACCGGCGAGATGTGGGGCTCGGACCACTACGCGATCGAACCCGACGTGATCACCAGCGCGAAGGGGCTCCGCGTCGGCGCGACGATAGCGAACGAGGATACCTTCCCGGACGAGCGGGGCCGCCTCTCCTCGACGTGGGGCGCGGGCGACGTGGTCGCGGCCCTTCAGGGCGTGCTGACGCTCGACGCGATCGAGGAGTACGACCTCATGGACAACGCCGTCACCCGGGGCGAACAGCTCAAAACCCGGCTCCGCGAGGCCGACGACGAGGTCGTCACGGACGTGCGCGGCAAGGGGCTGCTCGTCGCCATCGACCTCGACACGAAGGAACGCCGCGACGACCTGCAGGAGGCGGCGCTGAAACGCGGCCTGCTCACGCTGGGCTGTGGCTACCGGACGCTGCGCCTGCTCCCGCCGCTGGACGTGACCGAACGGGAGATCGACCTCGGTGCGGACCTGCTGCTGGAGTCCATCGCCGACGTGGCTCCGGCGGCAAGTGTCAGCAACGAGTAA
- a CDS encoding HhH-GPD family protein — translation MSEADAPALPDDADAVRAALVEWYEDDHRDFPWRRTEDPYEILVSEVMSQQTQLSRVVEAWEAFLDRWPTAADLADADRADVVGFWTDHSLGYNNRAKYLHEAARQITEECGGEWPRDPDGLSELMGVGPYTANAVASFAFNNGDAVVDTNVKRVLYRAFDVPDDDDAFERVAQALMPEGRSRVWNNAVMELGGVACGKTPACDEAGCPWREWCHAYETGDFTAPDVPTQPDFEGSRRQMRGKVVSLLREYDELALDELGPRVRVDYNPDGDGEATREWLRGIVEDLEADGLVQFDADSGVARLAR, via the coding sequence ATGAGCGAGGCCGACGCGCCCGCGCTGCCGGACGACGCCGACGCCGTCCGGGCGGCGCTGGTCGAGTGGTACGAGGACGACCACCGCGATTTCCCGTGGCGGCGCACCGAGGACCCCTACGAGATACTCGTCTCGGAGGTGATGAGCCAGCAGACCCAGTTGAGCCGGGTCGTCGAGGCGTGGGAGGCGTTCCTCGACCGCTGGCCGACCGCCGCCGACCTGGCCGACGCCGACCGCGCGGACGTGGTCGGCTTCTGGACGGACCACTCGCTCGGGTACAACAACCGCGCGAAGTACCTCCACGAGGCCGCCCGGCAGATCACCGAGGAGTGCGGCGGCGAGTGGCCCCGCGACCCCGACGGTCTCTCGGAGTTGATGGGCGTCGGTCCGTACACCGCCAACGCCGTGGCGAGTTTCGCGTTCAACAACGGCGACGCGGTGGTCGACACCAACGTCAAGCGCGTGCTGTACCGCGCGTTCGACGTGCCGGACGACGACGACGCGTTCGAGCGCGTGGCGCAGGCACTCATGCCCGAGGGCCGGTCCCGTGTCTGGAACAACGCGGTCATGGAACTGGGCGGCGTCGCCTGCGGGAAGACGCCGGCCTGCGACGAGGCCGGTTGCCCGTGGCGCGAGTGGTGTCACGCCTACGAGACGGGGGACTTCACCGCGCCGGACGTGCCGACACAGCCGGACTTCGAGGGGAGCCGGCGGCAGATGCGGGGCAAGGTCGTCTCGCTCCTGCGCGAGTACGACGAGCTCGCGCTGGACGAACTCGGCCCCCGAGTCCGCGTGGACTACAACCCCGATGGCGACGGCGAGGCCACCCGCGAGTGGCTGCGCGGCATCGTCGAGGACCTCGAAGCCGACGGGCTGGTCCAGTTCGACGCCGACAGCGGGGTCGCGCGGCTCGCGCGCTGA
- a CDS encoding TIGR00266 family protein, giving the protein MRYAIEKRPSYAVLDVTLERGESIEATPGAMMTRTAGVDNETNVGGNDGLTGMVKRAVSDERGLVDNAFVADADEERVTLVPDHPGDITAVDVSDRGPVRAQSGSLLAWEPAVERSTEVNNRSNLFSSGELTVLGLSGQGLAFVSSYGSMYEVDVTAGDPLVVDEDHLVAWTAGLDMNRRKDGSIKSTVLGGEGFVTEFRGDGHVWLQTRDPLTFAARGTDHEDENDDADGPSVDDFI; this is encoded by the coding sequence ATGCGCTACGCCATCGAGAAGCGGCCCAGTTACGCGGTGCTCGACGTGACGCTCGAACGCGGCGAATCGATCGAGGCGACACCGGGCGCGATGATGACTCGAACCGCCGGGGTCGACAACGAGACGAACGTCGGCGGCAACGACGGGCTGACCGGGATGGTCAAGCGGGCGGTCAGCGACGAGCGCGGACTGGTCGACAACGCGTTCGTCGCGGACGCCGACGAGGAGCGAGTGACGCTCGTTCCGGACCACCCCGGCGACATCACAGCCGTCGACGTGAGCGACCGAGGGCCGGTCCGGGCGCAGTCCGGCTCCCTGCTGGCGTGGGAGCCAGCCGTCGAGCGCTCGACCGAGGTCAACAACCGGTCGAACCTGTTCTCGTCCGGCGAACTCACCGTGCTGGGGCTGTCCGGACAGGGGCTGGCCTTCGTCTCCTCGTACGGCTCGATGTACGAGGTCGACGTGACGGCGGGCGACCCGCTGGTCGTCGACGAGGACCATCTCGTCGCGTGGACGGCGGGACTCGATATGAACCGCCGCAAGGACGGCAGCATCAAGTCGACGGTGCTCGGCGGCGAGGGGTTCGTGACGGAGTTCCGCGGCGACGGGCACGTCTGGCTCCAGACGCGGGACCCACTGACGTTCGCGGCTCGCGGGACCGATCACGAAGACGAGAACGACGACGCCGACGGTCCGAGCGTCGACGACTTCATCTGA
- a CDS encoding NADPH-dependent FMN reductase, whose amino-acid sequence MTDGPHVVAIAGSLRAESKSRRSLEHALDAAAAGGATTELLDLREFDLPMVDPDEDTPPDAEALKEAVRGADAILLGTPVYHGSYASPLKTALDYCGFDEFEDKTVGLLAVAGGSFPITALDHLRSVCRSLNAWVIPHQAAVPKAGSAFEDREFVDDGLAKRVRTLGRRAVQYANIEPDPDSFESEANVGAVDR is encoded by the coding sequence ATGACCGACGGACCCCACGTCGTGGCGATAGCCGGAAGCCTGCGTGCGGAGAGCAAGTCGCGACGCTCGCTCGAACACGCGCTCGACGCGGCCGCCGCGGGGGGCGCGACGACGGAACTGCTGGACCTCCGGGAGTTCGACCTGCCGATGGTCGACCCGGACGAGGACACGCCGCCGGACGCCGAGGCGCTGAAGGAGGCCGTCCGGGGGGCCGACGCAATCCTGCTCGGGACGCCGGTGTACCACGGATCGTACGCCTCGCCGCTGAAGACGGCGCTCGACTACTGCGGCTTCGACGAGTTCGAGGACAAGACGGTCGGCCTGCTCGCGGTGGCCGGCGGGAGCTTCCCGATCACGGCGCTGGACCACCTCCGGTCGGTCTGCCGGTCGCTGAACGCGTGGGTGATCCCCCATCAGGCGGCCGTTCCGAAAGCCGGGAGCGCGTTCGAGGACCGCGAGTTCGTCGACGACGGGCTGGCGAAGCGCGTCCGGACGCTCGGCCGGCGAGCCGTCCAGTACGCGAACATCGAACCCGACCCCGACTCGTTCGAGAGCGAGGCAAACGTCGGCGCGGTCGACCGGTAG
- a CDS encoding YIP1 family protein: MTQWIENPTGGRDRGPAALVRAWAEVLVRPTRFFRSAVAPGDQAPGLVFAMAVVLVEELVRFALVADAYPVIADSRLLSGVLWLGVAVLLVAPAALHLTAALQTVLLIPLVRDRAGISETVQTIAYSAAPCVVAGVPVPELRALCGAYGAVLLVVGIRTVHGTTGKRAALVAAVPAAVVFGYGFRAFAAVETLLRQWYII; the protein is encoded by the coding sequence GTGACCCAGTGGATCGAGAACCCGACCGGCGGGCGCGACCGCGGGCCGGCGGCGCTCGTCCGCGCGTGGGCCGAGGTGCTGGTGCGCCCGACGCGGTTCTTCCGGTCGGCGGTCGCGCCGGGCGACCAGGCTCCCGGACTGGTGTTCGCGATGGCCGTCGTGCTGGTCGAGGAACTCGTTCGCTTCGCGCTGGTCGCCGACGCCTACCCCGTGATAGCCGACAGCCGTCTGCTGTCCGGCGTGCTGTGGCTCGGCGTCGCCGTCCTGCTGGTCGCGCCGGCGGCGCTCCACCTCACGGCCGCGCTCCAGACCGTCCTCCTGATCCCGTTGGTCCGGGACCGGGCGGGGATCAGCGAGACGGTCCAGACGATCGCCTACAGCGCCGCGCCCTGCGTCGTCGCGGGCGTTCCGGTGCCGGAACTGCGCGCGCTCTGTGGCGCGTACGGCGCGGTCCTCCTCGTTGTCGGGATCCGGACGGTCCACGGGACGACCGGCAAGCGGGCGGCGCTGGTCGCCGCCGTCCCCGCCGCGGTCGTGTTCGGCTACGGCTTCCGGGCCTTCGCAGCCGTCGAGACGCTGCTGCGGCAGTGGTATATCATCTGA
- a CDS encoding class I SAM-dependent methyltransferase, whose product MGFHTYDPERADNLEDAASRYRHCSAEELLGPLAGASTVVDIGSGTGFYTDDVAAHADHVHAVDVQSEMHDRYREKGVPDNVDLVTAEAADLPLPDGEADAVVSTMTYHEFHSPDALAELRRVLAPGGRLVLVDWSADGPGEAGPPTDERFGPDDVREHLADAGFDLTRLDERPETWVAVATAPDA is encoded by the coding sequence ATGGGCTTTCACACCTACGACCCGGAGCGCGCGGACAATCTGGAGGACGCGGCGTCGCGCTACCGCCACTGCTCGGCCGAGGAACTGCTCGGCCCGCTTGCGGGGGCGTCGACCGTCGTCGACATCGGAAGCGGGACGGGCTTTTACACCGACGACGTGGCCGCCCACGCCGACCACGTCCACGCGGTCGACGTGCAGAGCGAGATGCACGACCGCTACCGCGAGAAGGGCGTACCCGACAACGTCGACCTGGTTACCGCCGAAGCCGCCGACCTCCCGCTGCCGGACGGCGAGGCCGACGCCGTGGTCTCGACGATGACGTACCACGAGTTCCATAGCCCCGACGCGCTGGCCGAACTCCGGCGCGTCCTCGCTCCCGGCGGTCGCCTCGTGCTCGTCGACTGGTCCGCCGACGGCCCCGGCGAGGCCGGGCCGCCGACCGACGAGCGGTTCGGCCCGGACGACGTTCGTGAGCATCTGGCCGACGCGGGGTTCGACCTGACCCGCCTCGACGAACGGCCCGAGACATGGGTCGCCGTTGCGACCGCCCCGGACGCGTAG